The nucleotide sequence AAAGACTATATTAGTAATTAGCATACATGTTCAAATAGATAGAGACTACAGTCGATCTATATCACATATATACTTTGTCTATAATGCCATCATCATTGGACCTTTCTAACTTATAAAGGTACCTAATCTTTGCTGTTTAAATGTCAAGAATTGTCTATAGATCTAAAATGTCTTCAAATATCAGCCCAAAGATGAAACAATTTTCTAACTTATATCATGAACTAGCTATGTAATCCCGTGAACTTCGTATcatttaaaccttccctggacctctacaaacatttttgaaccaaaaaaagccaaatcggtccagccattctcgatttttagtcagactaacgaacagtaATTCATTTGTATATGTCCTAAGAAGCGAAAGTAATTCTTTTTGTCAGTTCTGTCAATGCTACATAGAACTTGAtcctgagaaagaacatagactTTTTAATTGGGGTGTAAGAAATATTTCGCTCACTACGCGAGTGGTACCACTGGCAACGGCTAGTATATAAGTAAACTATAATAACTtgaatattcatatttacaCAAAGGTCTTTAAACTTCTCACGATTTTAGAAAATACGTGTTAAATGGTCTTCACGGCCATCTAATTAGCCAGCATATCTATGAATCAAGCGAGTAATGAATACAACGTTAATTGTCATTGAATAAACAATGATATTTTAATTCATTCAAGTTAGAACTAGGAATAATTTCCTCATCTTTGTtgttaaacaattatttttatacatatatttttttttgtatttaacttacctacctattactTATACCTAATGCAATTGCTATGTTCTCTATAATTTAACAccttctataaaaataaaagaaatctccgttaggcccaagttcactgacaacatttaataaacattttcttgAAGCAACTGTTCACTGTGATTtatcacgttcaattttcaaagtaggcagttgttttaataaaaattgactTCTACGTTGTCGATGAAAAAATGGGCCTAAACTATTAAGCCATTTTTTCTCTAAATATGTCGGAATTAGTAAATAGCCCGATAATTAAGGTTTCTAAGGATTATATctagtttttaaaagtaaacaatatgAAGAACGGAGCCATTTTTTGCTCAGGGCCACAAGTTCGACGTCCGTTGAAACAAATATTGATTATCCTGTTGTACCTAGTATATTGGCATTTGCTTTTAGCACGTGACTTGTGTTTTTATACCATTTGTTATTCAAGAAAAGGTAAATATACCCACCTACCTAACTTACCTACGAACTTACTCGGTTAACATAGCCTTTTTCCAGCTAGATACCTTCCGTCAAATGTAATTTTAGACATGTTCTtgacgtttattttttaatattattaggtatatttttattttttatcatcattGTAATATTTTGTGTCTTTTTTGTTTGCTGTGTCAACAAACGATTTGAATACATCCATCGCGGCTCGCACAGAAGGTGCGATACATTGTTTTTTAAAGGGGAGGGAAGAGGTGTTTTCCCTATAGCAGGATACAACAGCTTTAATATAAAAgaccatttattatttaaaaaaaaaaaaaaactttatttgcgATCTACAGAAATTATGtctaaaattgttattttctatgtaacaTCATATTGTACCACGAATATAAATGCTTGCAATAACCGTAATTGTTTCTTTCACAGAAATATGCATTTGttgattttcaattttacaCAAAAGTAAACTAATAAATTCCTAATATGCAACAGCATATTAGGAACTAGGTACAGACTTCTTCTATTTGAAAAACCCTATTTTATTCATCTGTAGATTCACAGCTATttataggtatctaaagtaTCCCTAAAACGGATAGTTAGGATAGTCCTTCCATGCTTCAATGCTGATAACTCTGGTGTTCTTGTTAAACCTGCTGATGGTAGCGACTTCGTCTTCCGTTAGTTGGAAGTCGAAAATGTTGATGTTTTCAGCTAAACGCTTCTTGTTTGTGGACTTCGGGATTGGGATTAGACCTCGTTCGATCTGGAAACAagataataatttagaaaacaTAGGTTCTTATTCTATATAGCCTTATATTCAGCCTTTTGTTAACTATGTTGGACTCAGTTTCTAATCTAACCAGATGCTGCTGAGAAGAGGAGCGACTGCccgtctgacctcctcaaaccagttagcGGGCAACCTCATACTCGTTGGTTGGTAAGTCTGGTTACCAGACCTTCTAActtttttttgacgtttttaaaggacaatgccagggtgtgggctcaaagtttgcccagcagtgggagtagtttcagctggttccatagtgcactctgaacacgaaatccaaatatttttgaaatcggtcccagaggtcccgagaaaaaccggttcaaatggtctccatagatagtcacttaacaaagcctgaacTATTTGCCCAGTAgcgaaagtggtcgaaataggttctttactgcactgttaacacgaaatccaaatattttaaaaatcggtcctagaggtcccgagaaaaaccggttctaatgtcaaacttgaacagtcaatttataaagcccaagccatttgcccagtaggggaaattattaaaataggttccatagtgcactctgaacacgaaatccaaatatttttgaaatcggtcccagaggtcccgagaaaaaccggtataaatgttctccatagatagtcacttaacaaagcctgagccatttgcccagtagtgggaatggttagaataggttctttacttcactgttatcacgaaatccaaatatttttgaaatcggtcccagaggtcccgagaaaaaccggttcaaatgttaaacttgaacagtcactttataaagtccaagccatttgcctagtagtgggaatggttagaataggttttttacttcactcttaagacggaatccaaatatttttgaaatcggtcccagaggtcccgagaaaacccggttctaatgtccaacttgaacagtcagtttatgaagcccaagccatttgcccagtagtgggaatggttaaaataggttttttacttcactcttaagacggaatccaaatatttttgaaatcggtcccagaggtcccgagaaaaaccagttctaatgttagccagccattgttagcaagccattttaagcagccacaaacctaacaacctcttttcttgaaataacattcagatagatagtggtttcactgttaacaggattaaaaaaaaaacagaaatagacgtttaaaggtaattgttgtttctcttgcttttcagtctctatctaccacaatcagtcctaagttcaagtagcgtcatgcaattaatatccttaatggcaatggaaaaatcttatcaagaccaataaaataagctcaaacacgaggtagtaaatagataccgttgaggagttccctcgtctcactgtcgtctccatcgtcaggtcaggtcttaacctccacagttttgtggtgtcggagacatatacccgaatgacaagtttttattcgatatgtgcttacaatttccgagagttccataatgttttaaggtttctatcaccagaccctggaccctggaactatttggaaagtaaatccttttaaacaataaaatgattgtttaaatcggttggtaaacgacggagttatgcacgtacttacgtaaaaagaatacaaacgaactgagaaactcctccattttttgaagtcggtaaaaaaaaatctcgttcaatacctcgtatttgttgattaatattataatgcatttcaattaaggtaataaaagtgaaatagttaagagttcgtaagcatatttttcgtagtattgaataagagtcaaaccagtttttctcagcactcctgggatagatttcgaaatatttcggtctgggacctattataagcctatggaacataatacactatacAGTTACtatgggcaactcttgagcccatcttccatacaaagaatagcattgtcctttagggACAGAATTTAGAACTTTTAAAACTGTTATGAGTGTTATAAGTGGACATGGCAACGCCAGAATGgtcaatttaaaaatgaaaacatcCCTTCGTTTGTGTTCACAAATCTCGAAAAATAATCAATTCAAATTCATTGAATTCATCATTAAACACATCGGAGGTCCATCAAGAATGATTTCACGAACACAGAAAAATATTCTACACTAAACAAGTAATTAACAGTTCTCACCAAATATCTCAGCACGATTTGTCCCGGAGTCTTGCCGTACTTAGCAGCCATAGCGCCCAGGGTCGGGTCATCATACTTCGGAGGGGGGGCGTCATCTCGCTTGCGGGAGACGAGGAAACCGAACGGACTGTACGACATTACTGCTATGCCGAGGGAGTGGCAGTGGGAGACTAAGGGTTCTTGGGTGAGGGTTGGGTTTACCTGGAAGAAATATGGTTATATACATAGTTGAAGTTGGTAGATGATTTTGGGGTTTCATAAAAAGAGAGTATAGAAGTCGGTGAACAGAGCAAAATAAACACATCAGTAAACTTTTAGGGCCATGTCAgaagtatttaaaaagtttattagcaacatttttttatcaacGCATATTAGATAAATCACATATCACACAACTCAGCATGAGTTCTTAGTACACGTTTTTGGATGTAAACTACGTTTACTCGCAAGCCTTTTGAAGTCAGTCAGCTGGTAATGGGCACGAGACTGACTGGCGGTGAGTTAAAACTGAATATTATGTCACGAACAAATAGGacatcattttaattaaatataacgtCTATGTGTCAATGTATAAGGGAGATTGCGAAACTCGTGGAATTgacataatattaagtatatatGTAGATAGGGCCCAatgaactatttttttttatatgcatttCCCTCACCTCAAACTCATTGACAACAGGCCTGACTTGGCAGTTTGCCACCAGCCTGTCGATCTGAGATAAGTTAAAGTTGGACACGCCGATGGACCGCGTGAGGCCGAGCTGACGAGCCTCTTCCATTCCCTTCCATGTGTCTAGGTAGTCTATGTTGTCGGGGGATCCGTCACTCTGTGGAAAAAAGGAAGATTTATTTGTCAATGTGGGTAAAGATTAGACTGTAAACTATACTGTTTTTTCCTGAGATAAGGAAAAACATAACCCTTCTTGGACGTCGAGTAAAAAGGAATGCATTCATCACCAGGTTTGCCAAATATGTTGTTACAGACTAGGTGCAAgtatttctatattattttccaATCTGCATAATCTTAGATACTCGTTAACTATACCTCTTATTCGTCACGACATCCTAACTCAAgatggcatttttttttaatacagattATAGCAAGATTACGTTAacaatgttgttttaattaaaaggaATGCTAATCTTATGTATGTTGCGGGTATTTCCCGATACGGACAaagaattttataattgtcTCTTGTGATGCAGATATATTcatcattcatttatttaggAATCTTTTAAAGTATGCTCGTTGTCGTGTTATGATGTAAAACAAGATAAATTGATATATTCCAAGTAGAATATCACAAAGAAACTGACAAACTGCTTTTCATTTTACTCAGCCTATAGGTACTGTCGAACTGCTAAGCCTGGCCCATAGCCTTTCATCTCACAGCCGATTATAATGAATTTCTTTACACAGATAATCTAGAACCTCATAAAATACAAGAGCTACTGCGCAGGTGAAACCAGCAATAGATAGTCAAAATATCTTACCTTAGTAGAAACAGGGAAATGTATGAGATAGAGGTCTACGTAATCCAGTCTTAGCCTCTTCAAAGACTCGCGGAGCGCGGGCACCACTTGGTCACGGGCGTGTTTGTCGTTCcataactgaaataaatattatactgacattaataatttaaagattataaaaatTCTAGGGTTTGAAGCTGAGTGATTGTTTGAGAAAATAATCCAGAAGCAATTTTGTGCCCTTTTTATGTCACCCTTTCGATCCAAACACGGATGACCCCTTCAGCTGTCATTCGACGATTCACCAGCTCTTAACATAGTCATTAAAATTTTGTCTTACAGTAATACGGGCCAGTGCACATAGAATGACCTCTGAAGAATCACTCATTTTAATCTTGGTATTATCTTTTAGAAGGTTTTCTGAAAGAGCTTATTCTCTAGCATATCATCTCAAAACACTAGCCATGTTTTGGGATTTTAGGGTCttcttttttaacaaataaattcatCAGTAAAACTCACCTTAGTAGTAACAAATATCTGCTCCCTAGTGACAATACCCTTAGCTATCGCGTCAGCTATACCCTGACCGACTTGCTCCTCGTCATCATAGACTGCAGCCGTGTCAATGTGCCGGTACCCAGCTTCGATAGCCCAGAGGACTGCGTTGCGAACGTCTTCTAGAGTTTCTGTCTAGaatataaggtttttttttactttaagcTGTTGATTTTTCTTGTGTATCTAAATATAGATGTTTTGTatcacgaaagcgggtgagtCATGCTTGTGTGTGTGAATGTGCATGCATATTCTGTTTGTATGCGTCGTAAGCTCAGGAGCGCTCAGTATCGCAGTCATtttcgtgagataaaacatctatagATAACTCTAAAATAACTCTGCCCTCTTAGAGTCAGCCATTTGAGCAGGGTTCAAATGGCTGACTCAGCTTGCCCATACGTAgtagtattttgtaaatatgttttgaCTATCGCGGAGTCACTAGCAGACTCTTTGTAGTGGCGAAATTATTTGACATCAACTGTAATATCTACTACAGGTATGCTCTAACGACTTACCTCCTTAGCAGTTCCTCTGCCCGTACCCAGAGCGAGTACAGGTATTTTGTTTCCATCATTCAGCTCTATGCAGGGTGCCTGAGCTACCACTGCTAAGACCGCCTGAAAAATAACAATCCATGGAtaaagttaacaaaaataattttataacaatcgACAAGATAGCTGAAGGAATAGAAAAGAGAAAAACAGCTTTGAAGAACTGATcgtcttttaaaattattttaaaacaaaagacatacGACTGACATCACGCAAGtgagtatagttcggccattcagagaatgcgttcctgacacgtcgcgattgaactgacgacgtaactttgcaatggcgttgcagttacgataaaaatatttttgctggttgtttaccgttttaacaattgaggagcattaaaacaacattattatatcaataatcaatgaatgttataattttgtgccaaactgagtgtcaaataacttggtaaacaatatttttctaaatctatactgcgctattacaaggttatgtcagcggtttatattttgtagtgctgtgctaaaaataacaggcaagtatcgtaatctgttcttatacagttataatataaaataatacgttttgattttctttttaagaattggaaaataatggactataagacttaattataacgtttatgaaatataaaaataaaactatgaccaaaccgcatttttatacttagattaaaaatggtaaccccaaatggcgttatgggccgccattttgtgacgctaaaacagtcgtccgttgtcgtttcgtgcgcatagaccacgtttttcaagtgttttcgatctgtttttatttgattacccggcttttgttagaccgagatatcaggattgattctgttattgataataatataattatacatgtaggcgaagatgatgatgaagacaccacctcctcaagcaaatcggagtctgattaatattctgttcgcacattcaattcaatgtacttgtaacaaagaataaataaaacaattttattatatgaatattacctttttttggtttccacttaaataactaaaatataaaacaaatgattccgccaatttaaaacgaaaataatcttaaaataatgcggcggttcattttgaaggaacggtaacgaactcagtgttatgttgtgcccatcactagtcgtgactaactgataggtgtcaggaacgcattctctgaacggccgaagtataataatattaatatttaagagaGATATACATAGAACTTTGTCTAAAAATTTCAGTAAGTAAGTACagtaaatgattttgacttagCAGTAAGTAGTTGCTTTATATAGCTATTTTACAGTTTATTCAAGAACTTTTAGAAGGATCTCTGACgtcttttaatataattttgtcaaACATAGCTGCATTAGTTAACCTTAACATTTACTATAAATCTAAATTAAGCAATATATTAGACGTCAATGATTCAATTCTAAGAACTTTCTATTCTGATAGCCTTCGAAATGATTGAAGGTTGATAAGAGTGCATCATAATCCTAAAGGAGGCGATACTTATTTATTTGGACTAAAGTCAACTGTTTCAAGTATTTATAAGATGGGTTAACACTATGCGGGGAAAAACACAAACAGTGAACCATTAACTACCGTTTTTctatgattatttttccgacccaaatatcgaccaatagaattgcaccattcgacgtcacgtggtacaacctacatggtattatactgaaaattttttgaatattttctctggtcgttgctacgtcaaactgacaggttgtggccgacatttgggacggaaaaataatctcccgaataccacacgagcttcataattatctggcatttccctcaaggttccctgcaaacaaataaagtcgtcaagtttttcaggaaaaatcactcgcgcttcgcgctcgttattttttaacctgaaaaacttgactccttcatttgtttgcaacgaacctatcggaaaatacccgataattttgaagctcttgtggtattataagtgattatttttccgacccaaatatcgaccaatagaattgcaccattcgacgtcacgtggtacaacctacatggtattatactgataattttttgaatattttctctggtcgttgctatgtcaaactgacaggttgtggccgacatttgggacggaaaaataatcccccgaataccacacgagcttcaaaattctctggcatttccctcaaggttccctgcaaacaaataaagtcgtcaagttttccaggaaaaatcactcgcgcttcgcgctcgttattttttaacctgaaaaacttgactccttcatttgtttgcaacgaacctatcggaaaatacccgataattttgaagctcttgtggtattataagtgaatatctatgtaaacgccagaaaatattatatctcGGTAAATAAATTCTATAACGAACGATTTATATAACGAACATTATTGCCATGGTCCACATTACATGCATATAGTACGGCTCTGTGCAATCACTTCTGAGTTAGGTACCcgaaccatcatcatcatcatcatcatctcagccataggacgtccactgctgaacataggcctcccccttagacctccacagatacctgttggaggcgaactgcatccagcgtcttccgaaCCATGCCAAAACATTAACCAAGAGAAAAAATATCGACCATAGTTATACTTATCTACTACAAATCTTGCAAGTCAGCTAGATAATTCCAAGATGGTTAGACTAAGTTAGAAAATAACCAATAGGTAAACAAATAAGAAAATGATCAGGAAaacattgaataaattaaatatctgaCATTGCTGCTGGAAGCCGGTATGTTAAGTTAAATTATAAACGTaagtattacctacctacttatccaTTGCTAAGAAACGCCTCAATTAATCAATCAATACGAATTGAAATTAGAATTTCAGGATCATACGAATCTagttaaaacaaagaaataaaaatcacaCCTTAATTAAGCGCACAGCAATTTGaacgaaaaatattataaaatatagtacTCCACGAGCTCCTAGGTAGGCATTGAACTTTGAATACCTAATTATCAAAATTGTTATTACAAAACATCAAACAAACAAGAACAAAATTACAACCCCAGTTTGACAAACAAAAGATAATAATCATAATTAACTAATTagcttttgtttacttttaattaagagATAAACAGCCTATCAAAACTTAAACTAAAACATTTAACATAGGTAATTACCGAACTTTTTACTCACattaattccgaaaaaaaatagcAAGAGTAACATGTTACCGGGTCTAAGATTACAAACACACTGACATAACTGGTTAGAGGTTCTATGCTCATATACTATATTATGTAAGCATATAACTTACGGTGGATTGCTATAATCGAACTATCCTAGATTAGAGATTGCATTTTAACATTTAACGCCATataaagatctctctaggcggctggttgacgcttctcgtgaccaaaaggctggctattacctcggacaaaggatcagcatggcgatccaacgaggtaatgctgccagcctcttgggtacgctcccagtcgacagcgatgcgGACGAATTttatgctttttagttttaggtaaatattttagttataagtttttattatttttagatacgTGTTTAGGTTGCAATTGTgtcaaattgaaatatttatctcAAACAAAAGATAGATCGATTATTAGAGAGAACTTATTGATTTTTAGAGAAGTACTAGGCCAACATAAGTCAGTAGGTTCTCACAGCTTTCGAAGATCGTGAGGTGAAGAGGTCGGATAGTTACTCTGCGATTTGCCATGGGGATACATTACCCATTGTGAGAACGACAATATGAGAGCTTATTTGGAACTtgtaaagattttaattttgatactaccgaaataaatataagcgctagataatattataaagctgcatGATTTTGTTTGAATACTCCCGAATGGGCTATCGAACAATGAAAGATCTAATCATAAACCCTAGTGGTTCGATTCCTAAGTTTAGCacagtcaaacaaacaaacaaacaaacaaaaaactcttcagccttATAACATAGCTGTAGATtaacaaaatatctatatttataaatatatatgtttttCATACATGTAAATCCCCAGGTTTTCCAAAAGTCCCTTTTTTTGCAACACCATTTTTGCAACTCACCTCATTTTTGAACaacttaaaaacaataaagacGTTTGTTTTTCTATGATCCAAAAAAACCTATTAAATAGCAATTAGCTTCAATTCTTAGAAGAGCAGTAgagtaattattgtaattagttCAATACCAGTTAATTTTTACTGCCAATTTATTCCAAGACTACCAATAAGGAAATAGTAATCTCTTGATCAGCATTGCCTACAAACagatttacataaaaattacgatgggcatattttttcttcatttataATTTGTTCTGGCGTTGTCTAGCGGCTATAAAAACCAGCTAGCAAGATAACCGGTTTTCTGGGTTCCGTAAACCCGAGCTACACAATTGTtcgaaaatgttttcattgcaTATCAGGTATCCAGAAGGAATATGGGCGGGTTTTGGTCAGAAAGGCGTATATACCAATCCGTTGCcaaattaaaagaaaggttTCCAAAGTTAAGTATATAGTTATTTTAGCCACTAGAAGAACCGCCGATCTGGCCAAGGTCTCGGGCAACAGTAGATGCAGATTGCTGAAGGCCGACGAAAGTGAAGGCCTTTGGGGGAAACCCTTGTCCAGCCGTGGCCGTCTTTCGACTAAAACAATAAGTTGTAATAATTACTCGTATGGTAAGATCTTTAACTTAATTTGCAAAAAGATCTTTATCGTAATCCTAATTTGCAAATGTTTGTAAGACAATGCTATTAGCAAGCGTGACTTTAAATAAAAGTGCAATGCCACGCGACAATTTGCTAATGTC is from Helicoverpa zea isolate HzStark_Cry1AcR chromosome 19, ilHelZeax1.1, whole genome shotgun sequence and encodes:
- the LOC124639813 gene encoding aldo-keto reductase AKR2E4-like; this encodes MLLLLFFFGINAVLAVVAQAPCIELNDGNKIPVLALGTGRGTAKETETLEDVRNAVLWAIEAGYRHIDTAAVYDDEEQVGQGIADAIAKGIVTREQIFVTTKLWNDKHARDQVVPALRESLKRLRLDYVDLYLIHFPVSTKSDGSPDNIDYLDTWKGMEEARQLGLTRSIGVSNFNLSQIDRLVANCQVRPVVNEFEVNPTLTQEPLVSHCHSLGIAVMSYSPFGFLVSRKRDDAPPPKYDDPTLGAMAAKYGKTPGQIVLRYLIERGLIPIPKSTNKKRLAENINIFDFQLTEDEVATISRFNKNTRVISIEAWKDYPNYPF